From the Lolium rigidum isolate FL_2022 chromosome 2, APGP_CSIRO_Lrig_0.1, whole genome shotgun sequence genome, one window contains:
- the LOC124691934 gene encoding histone H4, with translation MSGRGKGGKGLGKGGAKRHRKVLRDNIQGITKPAIRRLARRGGVKRISGLIYEETRGVLKIFLENVIRDAVTYTEHARRKTVTAMDVVYALKRQGRTLYGFGG, from the coding sequence ATGTCGGGCCGTGGCAAGGGAGGCAAAGGTCTGGGCAAGGGCGGCGCCAAGCGCCACCGCAAGGTCCTCCGCGACAACATCCAGGGCATCACCAAGCCGGCCATCCGGCGCCTGGCTCGCCGCGGCGGCGTCAAGCGCATCTCCGGCCTCATCTACGAGGAGACCCGCGGCGTCCTCAAGATcttcctcgagaacgtcatccgcgacgCCGTCACCTACACCGAGCACGCCCGCCGCAAGACCGTCACCGCCATGGACGTCGTCTACGCGCTCAAGCGCCAGGGACGCACCCTCTACGGCTTCGGAGGCTGA